Part of the Notamacropus eugenii isolate mMacEug1 chromosome 5, mMacEug1.pri_v2, whole genome shotgun sequence genome is shown below.
TGAAGTGCACAATAGTAACAACCCCTTTGGATACTGGTTCAAGGGGACAGAAGAGAAAACACCAGTGGCCACCAATGACCTCCGAAGGACTGTACAGACCAGGCCCAGGGCCGATTTCACCTCATTGGGGACCCACAGAAGGACAACTGCTCCCTGAGCATTACTGGGGTCAGAAGCAGGATCATGGGACTTACTACTTCCGGGTGGAGAAGGGGAATATGAAATAcagttacaaaataaaaaaggtgTCTGTGCATGTGGCAGGTGAGGAAGGCGTCCCTGGGAATGTCTGGGAGTGATGGGAAGCCCAGGTGAGGGATGAGAGTCAGGGCAGGATGTGCTGATAATACAAGAGGGATAGTCACAAGTTTCTTGGCTGGAAGGACACACTCAAGTCCTCTCTGTAAAGAAACAAGACCCCAGACAGGGGAGCACTTCAGGGCCTGGTGATAACAGGAAACACCTGGATACCAGGGACTGGGATGCAAATATTCATGTCAAGCATCCATAGATGGTCACATTACTGAGCAGGAGGGAGGACCCTGAGACTTTCACGTGAGTGACACAATGTGGGCTCCTGTACTGAAGGAACCAGGACCCTAGGGAAGATGAGAGGTCCAGCCACTGGGAAGGGTGGGGGATTCCAAAGGATAGAGAATCAAGACATCGGAGGGACCACCAAGGAAAGGCATATTGTGACATCAACAGCAAAATTTCAAGGGCATCCCTTGAGGGTCCACATTATGGGGCACCCCTCCCCTTGCCACATGGTTCATTCAACTGTTCCCCCCAGATCTGACACAGAAGCCAGAGATCTCCATTCCGGACATTCTGCAGTCTGGGCACCAAGTGACACTGACCTGTATTGCTCCTGGAGACTGTAGAGAGGGGACACCCCCAACATCCTCTGGACTggctctgctctctcctcccaggCATTTCTCTCCCACGATCTTAATTCCTCCCAACTCCTCTTCACCCCCAAAGCACAGGACCATGGCACTAACCTCACCTGTCAGGTGACATTCCAAGAGCCCAGAGTGAGCACAGAGACAACTGTCCAGCTCAGGGTTGCTGGTGAGTGCTGCAAGGAAGTGGGCACGATGCCCAAGTGCCCCAGAGGAAGGAGGGGCACAGGAGAAATGGCAGGTGCAAGGATATATGCTTGGGTCTGGAGATAATGGGGTCAGGTAGAGCATATGGAAGCAAATCCTTGGATCTCCCCTGTTTCTGTCTCGGGTTCTGGTACTGAAACTCCCAATGTCATCCGGTCTCTGAGGGTGGAGCTTGGGACACCAGCCTACAGCCAGGTACATCCTTCCTCAAAACAAAAACCTCAATGTTTCCCAGAGACATGGGACAGAGAAGTTGGGAAGAAGCAGGGGTAGATAGAACGGTGGTCTGCAGCAAAGCAGAGACAGGCCCAGCAGTCCTCTTTTCTGCTCTCTCTCCAAGCCCAGAATTCAGGGAAACttgtcctccctcctcccctcagagGGTGAATCCTTCCACCCTGGTGGGAGGGTGAATATCAGCCCCTGGGGCACAGAGAAGCAACATCTGAACTCCCTCAACTGCTGGGCACAGAGACCCTGGGCTGACAATTGCCCTTCCTGTGGGAGGAGGTCATGGCAGAATCTACCCACTAAACATAGCACTCACTAGACCTAAATGTCTCTCTGAACCTCCTGATGCACTGTTAGTGGAAATAGCTAAGCGTCAGGGCCCCTGGTGCCCTGCAGGTGGCAGAGGAGACATTGCACTGAttcaccttccctcccttcccccaggcCGCCCAAGGATACTTGGCCCTTCTTGCTCATGGACAGAGGAGGGATCACTCTGCACTTGCTCAGTCCAGGGAGACCTGGATCCTCCCTCCTTGCTCTGGTGGGTGGGAGAGAATATAGTGCATGGGAACAGCAGTGACAACACCCTCCATGTGGTACACAGCACCTCCAGGACCTGGACCAACAGCAGTCTGATCCTGGCCAAGAGGCTGGGCACTGGCCTCAGCATCAGCTGTGAAGGGAAGAACTACCATGGGACTCACAGTGCCAGTGTGCTGCTACTGGTACCAGGTGAAGGCAGTGGGGCCCCTGATGGAAGGCAAGAGAATTGTGAGTGGCTGAGTTCAGGGGaagccagagaagagaaggaggaggaggaaaggaagtctTTAAGTCACAAGACCTGGTACCCAGTCAGGTAGTATTGATGGGGTGCTGGGTAAGATGCTAATCCCATTTTTACTCAGCAGCTTCACCTATAGAGAAACTTCTAAGGAGGAAAGAggcaagggagggaaggaagaaggagggaaggaaggaaggaaggaaggaaggaaggaaggaaggaaggaaggaaggaaggaaggaaggaaggaaggaaggaaggaaggaaagaaggaaggaaggaaggaaggaaagaccatgtaggtgatacagtgggagaggccttagaacaagggaatgtcagggctgggaaggCCTGAGAATGGAGAACAGAACAGGAGAGGTCAGAGGGGCCTGAGAACATGGTCTAGATAAAGGGAGGGCTGGGAAAGCCCTCAGGACATGAGAAACAGAATTGTCAGGAACTTTGACCAAAGAACACAAA
Proteins encoded:
- the LOC140507431 gene encoding sialic acid-binding Ig-like lectin 14 codes for the protein MNLLVLVLPLFWGESFSQEHPGFDIRVQETVTVQEGLCVSIHCTFQYPEVHNSNNPFGYWFKGTEEKTPVATNDLRRTRGDTPNILWTGSALSSQAFLSHDLNSSQLLFTPKAQDHGTNLTCQVTFQEPRVSTETTVQLRVAGRPRILGPSCSWTEEGSLCTCSVQGDLDPPSLLWWVGENIVHGNSSDNTLHVVHSTSRTWTNSSLILAKRLGTGLSISCEGKNYHGTHSASVLLLVPVFSTQEKSSWPLVLTLLRGALMGAGFLLTYGLTWAYYTR